The DNA window TCACGTCACCCGGCTCAAGCGTACAAACGGAAGACACATGGGCGATCAACTGGGGGACCGAGAAGATCAGCTGCGAGGTGCTGGACTTCTGCATGGTTTGTCCGTTCAAACGCAACTCGATCGCCAGGGCTCCCGGATCGGCGATTTCGTCGGCGGTGATCATTTCTGGACCGAACGGGGCGAACGTGTCGAACGTCTTCCCCAGCAGCCACTGGCCGCCCGGCGTGCCTTTTTGCCAGTCCCGGGCGGAAACATCGTGGCCGCACGCATAGCCGGCCACATGATCCATCGCCGACGCCTCGGGAATGTGCTTCCCGCCTTGGCCGATCACCACTACCAGTTCGGCCTCGTAATCGACCTTGCTGCTGCTGGCGGGTAACACGATCGCGTCGCCATGGGCGGAAACGGCGGTCGGGAATTTACAGAACACGACCGGCTGTGAGGGAATCTCGGCGCCCGTTTCGGCGGCATGGTCGGCGTAGTTCAACCCGATGCAGATGACTTTCCCGGGGTCAGGAATCGGCGCCAGCAGGCGGACTTCGGCAGGGTCGATCGCCGTTCCTTTTTCTGCAGCGGCGGTCGCCAGTTGCAGCCCGTCCGCCCCCAGGGCCAGCAGGGCCTTGAGCGACGCGGGGATGCGGCTGTCGGTCTGGTGCAGGTCCACATACTGGCCCTCGCGAACGGCGCCAATCCGCACGGAGCCAGCTCGTTCAAAGGTCACAAAATGCATTTTTAATTTTCCTGAGGTAATGGCCGCTTTTGGTAATGAATATAACGAATCCGCGGAGAGCAGGCACTGGTCCGCAAGTAGCAGGCAGACCTCGGCCTGCAGCCGTCCCGGGAGCTGAAATTGCCCGAGGCGAAACCTGGTAAATCTCCCGACCGATGAAACTGCGAACATCAGAGTCCATGCATGGATAACCTTAGCGGTTCGGCGTTACAACCGGCGCCATCGGCGCCATCGGAAAAAAAAGAAGACGGTAAGCAGACAGCCGCGCTGGTCTGTTTGACGGCGCCCCGTATTCGACCTAATTTTTTTGAGGAACACCAGCGGCGGCGTGCCTCTGATGATTTGCCTTTCCATTGAAAGACCTCCCCGCTGATGGATAACCCGTCGTACTCCAGTTCGACGTCTTCGCTGGGCGAATTCCCTGTCGAGCAGTCGACGCCGCAGAAACCCTCGGCGCTTTCGAATCTGCTCGAAAATGTGGATGAGTCCCAGCAGATGGCCACGGCACGGTCGCGGGCGGAATATGCGCACCAGAACAAGCTAGTCGCCGTGCGACTGGGAGTCGCCAGCGCGTTATTCAGTGCGTTGCGGCTCAAGCACCCTCCCACCGCCGCCCACTGTCTGCGGGTCGCCCTGAATTGCTCCGCCTGGGGTTTGTCCGTCGAGATCACCGACGAAGAACGCGACGAAATCGAAGTCGCCGCCCTGCTGCACGATGTCGGAAAAATCGGCGTGCCCGACCGCATCCTGCAGAAATGCGGCAAGCTGACCGAAGACGAATACTCCCTGATTGAGCACCATCGCCAGAACGGCCTCGCCATTCTTTCCTGCTGCAGCGACTCCAAAACGCTCCTGGAAATTGTGCGTTACACGGGCGGCTGGTTCAACGGCGCCCGCGAAGGCTTCGACCGCGCGGGAATGGACTTGCCGCTGGGGTCCCGTCTGCTGTCGATTGTCGATGCGTTTGATTCGATGACGACCGACCATGTGTATCGCAAAGCGTTATCGCGCGACCGCGCCATGAACGAACTGTTCGAAGGGGCTGGCACCCAGTTTGATCCCGAGCTGATTCAACAATTCGCCGCGTTGCTGAGTTCGGAAAGCGTCGGCTTCAATGAACGCGTCAGCCGACGGTGGCTGCATGAACTGTACCCGGAAGCGACTAACGCCCTGTGGTGCTCGGGAAATGTCACTGCCGCGGCGACCCAGCTGCCTTCGATCAACAGCCTGTTCCATCACAAACTGCTCGACAGCATGCACGATGCGGTCGTATTCATCGACTCGGACCGGCGCATTTTCCTCTGGAACCGCGCCGCGGAACGTTTGACCGGCGCCACCAACAGCCAGGTCTGCGACGGCGCCTGGACGCCCGAGATCATCGGCCTCCGCGACGAAATGGGCCGCTATTTGACTGAAGAAAACTGCCCCGTGCTGACCTGCCTGGGCAATGGCCAGCAGTCGCTGCGTCGGCTGTCGATTCGGGCCCGCGAGAACAAAGAGATGTCGGTCGACGCCCACATCAGCCCTGTCGTCGGCCGCGACGGCATCGTGCATGGCGTGACCCTGGTGTTGCACGATGCTTCTCCCGAAGTCGACCTGCAGGAAAGGGTGGAGAAACTGGCCGACAAAGCCACGCGCGATCCGCTGACCGGCGTCGCCAATCGGGCCCAGTTCGACGACGCCCTGGCCGAGCTGGTCGAAACGGGCCTGCAACGCGGCGTCGCTTCCAGCCTGATCATTTGCGATATCGACTTTTTCAAAAAGATCAACGATACCTACGGCCACCAGGCCGGCGACGACGCCCTGGTCAGCTTTGCCGCCCTGCTCACGCGGTTCTGCCGGCCCGGCGATCTGGTCGCCCGCTACGGGGGCGAAGAATTCATCATGCTCTGCATGGAATGCGAAAACGCCTCCGCCACCAGCAAGGCGGAAGAGCTGCGCCGTGAACTGGCCGGCACCCCGTTGCCGATGCTCGCGGGCAAGTGCATTACCGCCAGCTTTGGCGTCACCGAGCTCCAGGAAGGCGACACCCCCGAAACCATGCTCCGCCGGGCCGATCGGGCCCTGATGCAAGCGAAAGATCTCGGTCGCAATACGGTCGTGCAGCTGGGCGCCGGTATGGCGGGCGAACCGACCCCACAGCAAACGACCGGCTGGTTCAACTGGTTCAAGTCGTCCTCGCCCGACCAGCTGCTGGAACGGAAGCTGATCACGGCCGTGCCGATTGGCGTGGTGGTGGAAAAACTGCGTGGGTTTGTCGCCGATCATCACGCCCAGATTGTCAGCATCGAAGAAGACAACATCTCGCTGAAGATCGAAGGACATGGCCAGCAGCAGTCTCGCCGGAACGACGACCGGCCCGTGCCGTTCTCGATCGAGCTGAGTTTTGAAGAGACGGAAATCCCGTCGCCAGGCCGCATCGGACCGATGTCGCGCACGCTGATCCTGGTTTCGATCCGACCGATTCGCCATCGCGACCGGCGCCGTTCGAACGCCCTGGAACGGGCCCGGCAGCTGCTCTCCAGCTTGCGTTCCTACCTGGTCGCGCAGGACTACCTGCCGCCGCCTCCCGTCGACAACAAGTAGCACGGCGGATACCGATAGCACCAACGCTGGCCGCGGCGACCTACTTTTTGGTCGGCCGCTGTTGCCGAGACAGCCAGGAGCAGCCGGCGTTTGGCAAGCCTTCGTGGCCGCCGTCAAAAATGGTGACCCGGGCGGGGCCAGCCTGCCGACGCAGCAGGAAGTCGCGGTTGTACGCTTCATCAAAGCCCTGGTCGGTCGCCCGCGGCTCCTTCAGCTTGCGATCCTGGGTGAGCTGCTGGATCTCGTCCTCGGAGATCGTCTCCTGCTTGCCTGCTTTGGCGACCACGTTAAAGGCGTCCAGCGTGTGGCGAATCGGCACCGAGCCCGTATGCCCGTCGTTGACGCCGGCATTCAGATCCAGCAGCAGGTCGCCCGTCTCCTGCAGATGGAACAAGGGACTGCGGGCCCGATACTGGGCGTCGACTTCGGGCGAAGCGCCGGGCGCTCCGCCGCACGAGGCGTCGACCATTCTTGCGTAGTTCTGCGGCTCGCCGTTCTTCGTATGATGCCGCCGCCAGGCCGCCAGATCGCTAATGCCGACCCAGGCCGAAACGGCCGAAAAACGGTCCGGGTGATAGCCGGCCATCAGCATCGACATATGGCCGCCGCCCGAACTGCCGGCCAGATAGATCCGCTCCCGATCGACCTGGTATTTTTCACAGATGACGTCGATCGCGTCCAAAATATCCTGCCGGGCCAAAGCCGATCCGCACGCCTCGGGATCGTCGTTCCGGCCGCGAAAGTTGGGGTGCAGATAGATCCAGCCGCGCTGCGCCGCCTGATTCAACCAGGCCTGGTTACTCTGGCGATAGTCACCGCTCCAGGAGTGCAGATAAACCAGCAGCGGAGCCGCCTGGGTCGCGGCCGATTCGGGCGCCCAGTACAGCACCGGCTGCGGCTTCCCATCGAGCGAGCTGGTCACCTGCAGCAGGGTCGTTTTGGCGGGAGCAGCCGCCGGTTCCTCCGCCGCGGCCTGCCCGGCCAGCAGCATCAGGCCGGAAGTAACCGCCACGCTGGCGGCCGTGAGGAGCTTTCGTCCGGGTCGATTGGATGGGTGCATGGGGGGTCCCTTTGCTGCTCGTGCTGATGCCTTTGGCCCGTCGCCTTCTGCTTCGCACACGGGACGTGCCCGCGTGCAACGGATAACGAACGGACGCAGGCCAGTCATGGTGAAAATACGACGTTCCTCTGGCGGGCCAGTATAGTCGGTGCGCCGCCCGGATTCCTGCAGACGGAACGAATTACCGCGCGTGTTGCCTGAGCCGTTCCACGCTCAACCGCCGGAACGTCGACTTTCACTCGGACCGCGAAAGTAATTACTGCCGCTTTTGGTTTGGCGGTATTGCGAACCAGCCGACAAAGAAAGTCGCCTTTCGCTCCGCGAATGTACGCGTCCTTTCACGGAGTGAAAGGCGACTGTCCGGCGTCTACTCTTCCTCAAAACGACGACTGACCGTCGCCTTCCGTCAGTGAAAAGTTTCTCGTTCCTTACTCGGCCAGACCGGGGCCGAAGCGACGGACCAGCAGCTCGCGCGTGGCTGGTTTGATTTCGATCCCGCCCACGTGCAGCATTTCCAGCGAGGCCAGCTGCGACGACTCGGCCAGCGCGAGCAGCCCCTTGTCGCTGAGCGGATTCATCCGCAGGTTCAGCACCCGCAGATGGCTCAGATAGGGCGACGCAGCCAGGGCCCGGGCGCCTTCGTCCCCC is part of the Lignipirellula cremea genome and encodes:
- a CDS encoding fumarylacetoacetate hydrolase family protein, whose protein sequence is MHFVTFERAGSVRIGAVREGQYVDLHQTDSRIPASLKALLALGADGLQLATAAAEKGTAIDPAEVRLLAPIPDPGKVICIGLNYADHAAETGAEIPSQPVVFCKFPTAVSAHGDAIVLPASSSKVDYEAELVVVIGQGGKHIPEASAMDHVAGYACGHDVSARDWQKGTPGGQWLLGKTFDTFAPFGPEMITADEIADPGALAIELRLNGQTMQKSSTSQLIFSVPQLIAHVSSVCTLEPGDVIFTGTPPGVGAARKPPIFLQPGDVVEVEIEGLGLLRNPVEAEPAH
- a CDS encoding alpha/beta hydrolase family protein, whose product is MHPSNRPGRKLLTAASVAVTSGLMLLAGQAAAEEPAAAPAKTTLLQVTSSLDGKPQPVLYWAPESAATQAAPLLVYLHSWSGDYRQSNQAWLNQAAQRGWIYLHPNFRGRNDDPEACGSALARQDILDAIDVICEKYQVDRERIYLAGSSGGGHMSMLMAGYHPDRFSAVSAWVGISDLAAWRRHHTKNGEPQNYARMVDASCGGAPGASPEVDAQYRARSPLFHLQETGDLLLDLNAGVNDGHTGSVPIRHTLDAFNVVAKAGKQETISEDEIQQLTQDRKLKEPRATDQGFDEAYNRDFLLRRQAGPARVTIFDGGHEGLPNAGCSWLSRQQRPTKK
- a CDS encoding diguanylate cyclase — protein: MDNPSYSSSTSSLGEFPVEQSTPQKPSALSNLLENVDESQQMATARSRAEYAHQNKLVAVRLGVASALFSALRLKHPPTAAHCLRVALNCSAWGLSVEITDEERDEIEVAALLHDVGKIGVPDRILQKCGKLTEDEYSLIEHHRQNGLAILSCCSDSKTLLEIVRYTGGWFNGAREGFDRAGMDLPLGSRLLSIVDAFDSMTTDHVYRKALSRDRAMNELFEGAGTQFDPELIQQFAALLSSESVGFNERVSRRWLHELYPEATNALWCSGNVTAAATQLPSINSLFHHKLLDSMHDAVVFIDSDRRIFLWNRAAERLTGATNSQVCDGAWTPEIIGLRDEMGRYLTEENCPVLTCLGNGQQSLRRLSIRARENKEMSVDAHISPVVGRDGIVHGVTLVLHDASPEVDLQERVEKLADKATRDPLTGVANRAQFDDALAELVETGLQRGVASSLIICDIDFFKKINDTYGHQAGDDALVSFAALLTRFCRPGDLVARYGGEEFIMLCMECENASATSKAEELRRELAGTPLPMLAGKCITASFGVTELQEGDTPETMLRRADRALMQAKDLGRNTVVQLGAGMAGEPTPQQTTGWFNWFKSSSPDQLLERKLITAVPIGVVVEKLRGFVADHHAQIVSIEEDNISLKIEGHGQQQSRRNDDRPVPFSIELSFEETEIPSPGRIGPMSRTLILVSIRPIRHRDRRRSNALERARQLLSSLRSYLVAQDYLPPPPVDNK